A section of the Humulus lupulus chromosome 2, drHumLupu1.1, whole genome shotgun sequence genome encodes:
- the LOC133815931 gene encoding uncharacterized protein LOC133815931, with protein MKMLFKPLLLVPIVKESCSFFLSHKYKYIYIYTNTYTRRNNRKCHVLSLSLAYIYMLNAFTSYLLISLSLSLLSLSVSTCLSISLFQSINCLAFGVIIMGNCITNKHQISGEDVDYDHEVRDSKKELSEAEAALSPSKLEDLKKLAKKKNRVRFKVEEEEDHQDGEPKCSSSIGGADHKDSKSGVVRIRLVVTQEELKQILNYKKNKDSKVSSVEQLLSEMKLSRRSRVLEVDEKSSDHGSWSPALESIPEDH; from the coding sequence ATGAAGATGCTTTTTAAACCGCTATTGTTGGTTCCTATAGTAAAAGAatcttgttctttctttctatcacataaatataaatatatatatatatatacaaatacatACACCCGGCGCAACAATAGGAAATGTCATGTGCTTTCTCTCTCCTTAGCCTATATTTATATGCTTAATGCTTTCACATCATAccttctcatttctctctctctctctcttctctctctgtCTGTCTCCACCTGTCTCTCTATATCTCTCTTTCAATCAATTAATTGTTTAGCTTTTGGGGTCATCATCATGGGAAATTGCATAACAAACAAGCACCAAATCTCAGGAGAAGATGTCGATTATGATCACGAAGTACGAGACTCAAAAAAGGAATTATCAGAAGCAGAAGCTGCACTTAGTCCATCAAAGCTTGAAGATTTGAAGAAGCTAGCTAAGAAGAAGAATAGGGTTAGGTTCaaagtggaagaagaagaagatcatcAAGATGGTGAACCAAAATGTAGTAGTAGTATAGGTGGTGCTGATCATAAAGATTCTAAAAGTGGGGTTGTGAGAATCAGATTGGTTGTGACTCAAGAAGAGTTGAAACAAATATTGAATTATAAGAAGAATAAGGATTCTAAGGTCTCTTCAGTGGAGCAATTGTTGAGTGAGATGAAGTTGAGTAGAAGAAGTAGGGTTTTGGAAGTTGATGAAAAAAGTAGTGACCATGGCAGCTGGAGCCCAGCCTTGGAAAGCATTCCAGAAGACCATTGA